A window of Agrobacterium tumefaciens contains these coding sequences:
- a CDS encoding sensor histidine kinase, whose translation MPRPGNRLMNIVSALRRRGANFFPTASIGTYLVVMATVTTLPLILFVGYLTMRLEAEKRDDLQRETIEDVRTVSRNIDRRLQEIATSLNLLSQFPELESGNLAAFQGRVADSLTKDGLYAILATKDGQQRLNTRVAYGQPLSRVPEGANLAKAADARRITVSDIFFGNISKEWVFNVTLPLDEELHAAGDALILTQNASDLSRLISTENLPRNWAVAIIDGNNRVVASTSQDQAEVGKPFFNADLLTEMQAFSGNLLDGKGNLYAYAQLPGWQWRTVMWGPMAASQAALIDTWRQMMIGSLVLVLIAIGGAYLVGRQLRRSIRDLTRMAERIGEGEIVAPVDTKIKEANQVAYALSNASFDRSQSEERLQLLLHELVHRSKNILTLVQAMIRQLGRENKSIPEFQKEVDHRLRGLGMSIRALAEVQWQGLHIHKLIETHLEVFGSVAQRVTLEGDDFMLSPEAAQNFGLVVHELTTNSIKYGALSVPSGTITIRWRLHDTDGRQMIHLAWTETGGPAASEPSRKGFGTTVIKRHAEGAFGGQVITTYRATGFEWSLEAPMRYFTPKRTEQTDAP comes from the coding sequence ATGCCTCGACCCGGCAACAGACTGATGAACATAGTCTCGGCTTTGCGTCGGCGCGGCGCGAATTTTTTCCCCACAGCCTCGATCGGCACCTATCTGGTGGTCATGGCAACCGTAACGACGCTGCCGCTGATCCTTTTCGTCGGTTACCTCACGATGAGGCTGGAAGCAGAGAAACGCGATGACCTGCAAAGGGAAACGATCGAGGATGTGCGCACCGTTTCCCGCAACATCGATCGCCGCCTCCAGGAAATCGCCACCTCGCTCAATCTTCTTTCACAGTTTCCTGAACTGGAAAGCGGAAATCTAGCGGCATTCCAGGGACGGGTCGCTGACAGTCTGACCAAAGACGGGCTTTATGCCATTCTGGCAACAAAGGATGGGCAGCAGCGGCTCAACACCCGAGTTGCCTACGGTCAGCCTCTCAGCAGGGTGCCTGAGGGGGCAAATCTCGCCAAGGCAGCCGACGCCCGTCGCATCACCGTATCTGACATTTTTTTCGGCAACATCAGCAAAGAGTGGGTTTTCAATGTCACCCTCCCGCTTGATGAAGAACTGCATGCGGCGGGGGACGCGCTGATCCTGACACAGAATGCGAGCGATCTCAGCCGGCTGATCTCCACGGAGAACCTGCCACGAAACTGGGCGGTCGCGATTATCGATGGAAACAACCGCGTCGTCGCCTCCACGTCGCAGGACCAGGCGGAGGTCGGCAAGCCTTTTTTCAACGCGGACCTGCTTACCGAAATGCAGGCGTTCAGCGGCAACCTTCTTGACGGTAAAGGCAATCTTTACGCCTATGCCCAGTTGCCCGGATGGCAATGGAGGACGGTGATGTGGGGCCCAATGGCCGCCAGTCAGGCCGCGCTCATCGACACCTGGCGGCAGATGATGATCGGCAGCCTTGTGCTGGTGCTGATCGCGATCGGCGGTGCTTATCTCGTGGGGCGGCAGCTGCGCCGCTCTATCCGCGACCTGACACGCATGGCGGAACGGATCGGCGAAGGCGAGATTGTCGCGCCCGTCGATACGAAGATCAAGGAAGCCAATCAGGTCGCCTATGCGCTTTCCAACGCATCCTTCGACAGAAGCCAATCGGAAGAGCGCCTGCAATTGCTGCTGCACGAGCTGGTTCATCGTTCCAAGAATATCCTGACGCTTGTTCAGGCAATGATACGGCAACTGGGGCGGGAAAATAAAAGCATTCCCGAATTTCAGAAAGAAGTGGACCACCGTCTGCGCGGCCTCGGAATGTCGATAAGGGCACTGGCGGAGGTTCAATGGCAGGGCCTGCACATTCACAAGCTTATCGAGACACACCTCGAAGTTTTCGGCTCGGTAGCGCAACGGGTCACGCTTGAGGGTGATGATTTCATGCTCTCCCCCGAGGCCGCCCAGAATTTCGGTCTGGTTGTCCACGAGCTGACGACGAACTCCATCAAATACGGCGCGCTCTCGGTCCCGTCCGGGACTATTACGATCCGATGGCGGCTGCATGATACGGACGGGCGGCAGATGATTCATCTGGCTTGGACGGAAACAGGCGGCCCCGCGGCCAGCGAACCGAGCCGGAAAGGTTTTGGCACAACAGTCATAAAGAGGCATGCAGAAGGCGCGTTCGGCGGCCAAGTGATAACGACATATCGGGCGACGGGGTTCGAATGGTCACTGGAGGCCCCGATGCGCTATTTCACGCCGAAACGAACAGAACAGACAGACGCGCCTTAA
- a CDS encoding sensor histidine kinase — protein MNLHRLAWHNADRDESELHDSLVLALLDSGETVMLQDWNRDYIFVANLPDIWKIPADSRPTDENLFGTDLSVRLGELKKDMKTAGSRGMLEVNAGHDRVFQFQIHSTLNQANQMVMKTTIREVTAERRREQLLRSLLREVSHRSKNLLAIIQSLAGQTARFSLTKDDFLRKFRGRLHALAQSQDLITDSDWRGARIFELLRQQFDLYVPEYPNLIHMEGENLLLNPNGALYIGLAFHELVVNTVSHGGNLAFHPPIMLQCRQEDEFYIVEWNEPMTPSKDPSEARRGSFGSVVLEKVVPSALGGTAEYHLTPERIVYRLKFPSRDMDG, from the coding sequence ATGAATTTGCATCGGCTGGCATGGCATAACGCGGATAGGGACGAAAGCGAACTTCACGATTCGCTCGTCCTTGCCTTGCTCGATTCGGGCGAGACGGTCATGTTGCAGGACTGGAACCGCGATTACATTTTCGTGGCCAACCTGCCTGACATCTGGAAAATTCCGGCCGATTCACGTCCTACCGATGAAAATCTTTTCGGTACTGATCTCTCCGTACGTCTCGGCGAGCTGAAAAAGGATATGAAGACGGCAGGCAGCCGTGGCATGCTGGAAGTGAATGCCGGTCATGACCGCGTCTTTCAGTTTCAGATCCACTCCACGCTTAACCAAGCGAACCAGATGGTGATGAAAACCACCATCCGCGAGGTGACGGCGGAAAGGCGTCGTGAGCAGCTTTTACGATCGCTGCTTCGGGAGGTCAGCCATCGCTCCAAGAACCTGCTGGCGATCATTCAGAGCCTCGCCGGGCAGACGGCCCGTTTCAGTCTCACCAAGGATGATTTCCTTCGCAAGTTCCGGGGCAGGCTGCATGCACTCGCCCAAAGCCAGGATCTCATCACGGATTCCGATTGGAGGGGCGCGCGTATATTCGAGCTGCTTCGTCAGCAGTTCGACCTTTACGTCCCCGAATACCCCAACCTGATCCACATGGAGGGTGAAAACCTCCTGCTCAACCCGAACGGTGCACTTTACATCGGGCTCGCCTTCCATGAGCTCGTTGTCAACACCGTCAGCCACGGCGGTAATCTTGCCTTCCATCCGCCCATTATGCTTCAATGTCGCCAGGAAGACGAGTTTTACATCGTTGAATGGAACGAGCCAATGACGCCCTCGAAAGACCCGTCCGAGGCACGGCGCGGCAGCTTCGGAAGCGTTGTGCTGGAAAAGGTGGTGCCGTCTGCCCTCGGCGGAACCGCTGAGTATCATCTTACACCCGAGCGGATCGTCTACCGGCTCAAATTTCCCTCACGCGACATGGACGGCTGA
- a CDS encoding response regulator, with product MSVSTRIAPHLPYLRRFARAVCGSQSTGDAYVAATLEALIADISIFPQTSNDRVSLYQLFVSIFSSVTINIKADENLSGWEKRASANLSAVPPLARQAFLLTTVEEFTPSEAAEVLKVSEDQIGKLIDEAASEIARQVATDIMIIEDEPLIAMDIEQMVTDLGHRVTGIARTHTEALDLFHRTQPKMILADIQLADGSSGLDAMKDILQMTTLPVIFITAFPERLLTGERPEPTFLVTKPFNPDMVKALISQALFFNESSRVAA from the coding sequence ATGTCAGTTTCTACACGCATCGCACCGCACCTGCCATATCTTCGCAGGTTCGCGCGTGCCGTTTGCGGCTCACAATCGACCGGCGATGCCTATGTTGCGGCGACGCTTGAGGCGCTCATTGCCGACATCAGCATCTTTCCGCAGACAAGCAACGATCGCGTTTCGCTTTATCAATTGTTCGTGTCGATCTTTAGTTCCGTCACCATCAACATTAAGGCCGATGAAAATCTGTCAGGATGGGAAAAACGCGCCTCGGCGAACCTCTCTGCCGTGCCGCCGCTCGCCCGTCAGGCCTTTCTTTTGACCACCGTCGAAGAATTCACGCCATCTGAAGCTGCGGAAGTCCTGAAGGTGTCGGAAGACCAGATTGGCAAGCTGATCGACGAGGCGGCCTCTGAAATCGCCCGCCAGGTCGCGACCGACATCATGATCATCGAGGATGAGCCTCTGATCGCCATGGATATCGAGCAGATGGTTACCGATCTTGGCCATCGCGTCACCGGCATCGCCCGTACCCACACGGAAGCACTTGATCTTTTCCATCGCACACAGCCGAAGATGATCCTGGCGGACATTCAGCTCGCCGATGGCAGTTCCGGTCTGGATGCCATGAAGGACATTTTGCAGATGACCACCCTCCCGGTGATCTTCATTACGGCATTCCCCGAACGTCTTCTGACAGGCGAGCGGCCGGAGCCGACCTTCCTCGTCACGAAGCCGTTCAATCCGGACATGGTAAAAGCGCTTATCAGCCAAGCTCTGTTCTTCAATGAAAGCTCACGCGTCGCGGCGTGA
- a CDS encoding NepR family anti-sigma factor translates to MSIFQSDQDQPDNPAAPQVPHSGRAVISRKLRELYDAVQDEGIPDKFLDLLEKLDEAESKANVKASGE, encoded by the coding sequence ATGAGCATTTTTCAATCGGACCAAGACCAGCCGGATAATCCGGCCGCCCCCCAGGTTCCGCACTCCGGGCGGGCGGTGATTTCCCGTAAGCTCAGGGAGCTTTACGATGCCGTCCAGGACGAGGGCATCCCTGACAAGTTCCTCGATCTTCTCGAAAAACTCGATGAAGCCGAAAGCAAAGCCAACGTGAAGGCTTCGGGGGAATGA
- a CDS encoding sigma-70 family RNA polymerase sigma factor yields the protein MAKEPEKTEYNFKREMLAALPNLRAFAISLIRSRDRADDLVQDTIMKAWAKQDSYQPGTNMRAWLVTILRNEFYSQIRKSGREVQDTDGVYTARMSVPPEQHGSVDLQDFRSALAKLPDDQREAILLIGASGFAYEEAAEICGCPVGTIKSRVSRARLRLQELLGIENENEFGPDAQMTAVTAAATAR from the coding sequence ATGGCGAAAGAGCCGGAGAAGACAGAATACAATTTCAAACGGGAAATGCTGGCGGCGCTGCCAAATCTTCGCGCCTTCGCAATTTCCCTCATTCGCTCCAGAGATCGTGCTGACGACCTTGTGCAGGACACGATCATGAAGGCGTGGGCGAAACAGGACAGCTATCAGCCGGGCACCAATATGCGGGCTTGGCTGGTAACAATCCTGCGCAACGAATTCTACAGCCAAATCCGCAAGTCGGGTCGAGAAGTACAGGACACCGATGGGGTCTATACCGCCCGCATGTCCGTACCGCCCGAACAGCATGGATCAGTCGATCTTCAGGACTTCCGCTCTGCGCTCGCGAAACTGCCCGATGATCAGCGCGAGGCCATTCTGCTGATCGGCGCCTCGGGCTTCGCATACGAGGAAGCGGCAGAGATCTGCGGTTGCCCTGTCGGGACGATCAAGAGCCGTGTCAGTCGCGCCCGATTGCGCCTCCAGGAGCTGCTTGGCATCGAAAACGAGAATGAGTTCGGTCCTGACGCGCAAATGACGGCAGTGACCGCCGCTGCTACGGCGCGGTGA
- a CDS encoding Lrp/AsnC family transcriptional regulator: MANTQKTDGLDHFDLKILEALSEDGRMSVLQLSKRVGLSKTPCQTRLKRLVDEGYILGFRAMLNPHKLGVDHIAFAEVKLSDTREKALEEFNTAVRKIKEVEECHMIAGAFDYLLKVRTSDIRKYRRVLGEKISSLPSVANTSTFVVMQSVKETGI; the protein is encoded by the coding sequence ATGGCAAATACTCAAAAAACAGACGGTCTAGATCATTTCGATCTCAAGATTCTCGAGGCGCTCAGCGAAGATGGCCGCATGTCCGTACTGCAACTCTCGAAAAGAGTCGGTCTTTCAAAGACCCCGTGCCAGACGCGGCTGAAGCGACTGGTGGATGAGGGGTACATCCTCGGTTTCCGCGCCATGCTCAATCCGCACAAACTGGGCGTCGATCACATCGCCTTTGCCGAGGTGAAACTGTCTGACACGCGGGAAAAAGCGCTGGAAGAGTTCAACACCGCGGTGCGCAAGATCAAGGAGGTCGAAGAGTGCCATATGATTGCAGGAGCCTTCGACTATCTTCTGAAGGTCCGCACCAGCGATATCCGCAAATACCGACGGGTTCTCGGCGAGAAAATATCGAGCCTTCCGTCCGTCGCAAACACATCTACCTTCGTGGTGATGCAGTCGGTCAAGGAAACCGGCATATAG
- the putA gene encoding trifunctional transcriptional regulator/proline dehydrogenase/L-glutamate gamma-semialdehyde dehydrogenase: MADGASNAGVVANGIFQNFAPAVREQSPLRKAITAAYRRAEEECMAPLIEAATVTADEAKAIRATARKLIEALRAKTKGTGVEGLVQEYSLSSHEGVALMCLAEALLRIPDTATRDALIRDKIARGDWKSHIGGGRSLFVNAATWGLVITGKLTSTVNDSGLSAALTKLIARAGEPVIRRGVDMAMRMMGEQFVTGETIGEAIKRSKPLEEHGFQYSYDMLGEAATTARDAERYYKDYENAIHAIGKASAGRGIYGGPGISIKLSALHPRYARSQAERVMAELLPRVKSLMLLSKQYDIGLNIDAEEADRLELSLDLLEELALDKDLAGWDGLGFVVQAYGRRCPFVLDYIIDLARRSGRRIMVRLVKGAYWDAEIKRAQVEGLEDFPVFTRKVHTDVSYIACARKLLAARDVIFPQFATHNAQSMATIYHLAGPDFKPGDYEFQCLHGMGEPLYSEVVGKKKLDRPCRFYAPVGTHETLLAYLVRRLLENGANSSFVNRIADPAVPVDSLLEDPVAVVKSYAVPGARHDRIAAPDGLFGPERKNSSGLDLSSETTLSALNETLKAGATKEWTAAAPQANGETRPVRNPGDHNDIVGYVTEPTQADVEAAMQRAAASGWPSTPVNERAACLERAADAMQAEMPALLGLIMREAGKSMPNAIAEVREAIDFLRYYAGEARKNLKAGEAPLGPVVCISPWNFPLAIFIGQVTAALVAGNPVLAKPAEETPLIAAQGVRLLLEAGVPQDAVQLLPGDGKTGAALVGSPLTAGVMFTGSTEVARLIQGQLAGRVLANGQPVPLIAETGGQNAMIVDSSALAEQVVADVIASAFDSAGQRCSALRILCLQEDVADRTLTMLKGALHELGIGRTDRLSVDVGPVITAEAKGIIEKHIEGMRALGHRIEQITLAGETGKGTFVPPTIIEMKSLADLKREVFGPVLHVIRFKRDNLDRLIDDINATGYGLTFGLHTRLDDTIQHVLSRVAAGNMYVNRNIIGAVVGVQPFGGRGLSGTGPKAGGPLYLGRMTEKAPKIDRIASQQDQAAVELARWLDENGETVAAEATRQAAAHSGLGFETELAGPVGERNVYALHPRGKILLVPATEQGLYRQLAAALATGNTAVIDNVSGLEKSTYGLPATVTSRIVWADEWSKAGPFAGALVEGDAERVVDVNRKIAALPGPLVLVQAATTEALEGDSQPYTLDWLVEEVSVSVNTTAAGGNASLMSIG; the protein is encoded by the coding sequence ATGGCCGATGGTGCAAGCAACGCCGGTGTAGTGGCGAATGGTATCTTCCAGAATTTCGCGCCGGCAGTGCGCGAGCAGAGCCCCCTGCGCAAGGCGATCACGGCGGCTTATCGCCGTGCCGAAGAAGAATGCATGGCGCCGTTGATCGAGGCAGCGACGGTAACGGCTGATGAGGCGAAAGCCATTCGCGCCACCGCCCGCAAACTTATCGAAGCCCTGCGCGCCAAAACGAAGGGCACGGGCGTCGAGGGGCTGGTGCAGGAATATTCGCTGTCAAGCCATGAAGGTGTGGCGCTGATGTGCCTTGCCGAGGCACTGCTGCGCATTCCAGACACCGCTACCCGCGATGCACTGATCCGCGACAAGATCGCCCGCGGTGACTGGAAGTCCCATATCGGCGGAGGGCGCTCGCTCTTCGTCAATGCAGCCACCTGGGGCCTTGTCATTACCGGAAAGCTCACCTCGACCGTCAACGACAGCGGGTTGTCGGCCGCTCTGACGAAGCTGATTGCCCGGGCCGGCGAACCCGTTATCCGCCGCGGCGTCGACATGGCCATGCGCATGATGGGCGAACAGTTCGTGACGGGCGAAACGATCGGCGAAGCGATCAAGCGGTCGAAGCCGCTGGAGGAGCATGGCTTTCAATATTCCTATGACATGCTGGGCGAGGCGGCGACCACCGCCAGGGATGCCGAGCGCTATTATAAGGATTATGAAAACGCCATTCACGCCATCGGCAAGGCCTCTGCCGGTCGCGGTATCTACGGCGGGCCAGGCATTTCCATCAAGCTTTCGGCGCTTCACCCGCGATACGCCCGCTCGCAGGCCGAACGCGTGATGGCGGAACTTTTGCCCCGCGTGAAATCGCTGATGCTGCTCAGCAAACAATATGACATCGGCCTCAACATTGATGCGGAAGAAGCCGACCGGCTTGAGCTTTCACTCGACCTTCTGGAAGAACTGGCGCTCGACAAGGACCTCGCAGGCTGGGATGGCCTCGGTTTCGTCGTGCAGGCCTATGGTCGTCGCTGCCCCTTCGTTCTGGATTACATCATCGATCTTGCCCGCCGTTCGGGCCGCCGTATCATGGTGCGTCTCGTCAAGGGCGCCTATTGGGACGCGGAAATCAAGCGCGCGCAGGTGGAAGGACTGGAAGACTTCCCGGTCTTTACCCGGAAAGTGCACACCGATGTCTCCTACATTGCCTGCGCCCGCAAGCTGCTCGCCGCGCGCGACGTCATCTTCCCGCAGTTTGCGACCCACAACGCGCAGTCCATGGCGACGATCTACCATCTCGCCGGCCCTGACTTCAAACCCGGCGACTACGAGTTCCAGTGCCTGCACGGCATGGGCGAGCCGCTTTACAGCGAAGTCGTCGGCAAAAAGAAGCTCGACCGGCCCTGCCGGTTCTATGCCCCCGTCGGTACCCATGAGACGCTGCTGGCCTATCTTGTCCGCCGTCTGTTGGAAAACGGTGCGAATTCGTCCTTCGTCAACCGCATTGCCGATCCTGCCGTGCCGGTGGATTCCCTGCTGGAGGACCCGGTCGCGGTCGTCAAGTCCTATGCCGTTCCCGGCGCACGCCACGATCGCATTGCAGCCCCTGACGGCCTGTTCGGCCCGGAACGAAAAAATTCTTCGGGCCTTGACCTTTCCAGCGAAACGACGCTTTCCGCCCTCAATGAAACGCTGAAGGCGGGCGCAACAAAGGAGTGGACGGCCGCCGCACCACAGGCGAACGGCGAAACCCGCCCGGTTCGCAACCCTGGTGACCATAATGATATCGTCGGCTATGTCACCGAACCGACGCAAGCCGATGTCGAAGCGGCCATGCAGCGGGCCGCGGCCTCTGGCTGGCCCTCAACCCCGGTCAACGAACGCGCCGCCTGCCTGGAACGCGCAGCAGACGCCATGCAGGCCGAAATGCCTGCACTGCTCGGCCTCATAATGCGCGAAGCCGGCAAATCCATGCCGAACGCCATTGCCGAGGTGCGTGAGGCGATCGACTTCCTGCGGTACTATGCCGGGGAAGCCCGTAAAAATCTCAAGGCCGGCGAAGCGCCGCTTGGCCCGGTCGTCTGCATCAGCCCGTGGAACTTCCCGCTCGCCATCTTCATCGGTCAGGTGACGGCGGCGCTGGTTGCCGGCAATCCGGTTCTCGCAAAGCCCGCTGAAGAGACGCCGCTGATCGCCGCGCAGGGCGTGCGCCTGCTGCTTGAGGCAGGGGTTCCGCAGGATGCCGTGCAGCTTCTGCCGGGCGACGGCAAGACGGGGGCAGCACTTGTCGGATCGCCGCTGACGGCGGGCGTCATGTTCACCGGTTCCACGGAAGTGGCGCGGCTGATTCAAGGCCAGCTTGCCGGCCGGGTTCTGGCCAATGGCCAGCCGGTGCCGTTGATTGCCGAGACCGGCGGCCAGAACGCCATGATCGTCGATTCCTCGGCTCTTGCCGAACAGGTCGTCGCCGACGTCATTGCCTCCGCCTTCGACAGCGCCGGCCAGCGCTGCTCGGCATTGCGCATTCTGTGCCTACAGGAAGACGTGGCGGACCGCACGCTGACCATGCTGAAAGGCGCATTGCACGAATTGGGCATCGGCCGCACGGACCGGCTCTCGGTCGACGTCGGCCCCGTCATAACCGCTGAGGCCAAGGGCATCATTGAAAAGCATATCGAAGGTATGCGCGCGCTTGGCCACAGGATCGAGCAGATCACGCTTGCCGGCGAAACCGGCAAGGGCACCTTCGTGCCGCCGACCATCATCGAGATGAAATCGCTTGCTGACCTGAAGCGCGAGGTCTTCGGGCCGGTGCTGCATGTCATCCGCTTCAAGCGCGACAATCTCGACCGGCTGATCGATGACATCAACGCTACCGGTTACGGATTGACTTTTGGACTGCACACACGTCTCGATGATACGATCCAGCATGTGCTTTCCCGCGTGGCGGCCGGCAATATGTACGTGAACCGCAACATCATCGGCGCGGTGGTCGGCGTGCAGCCCTTTGGCGGCCGCGGCCTTTCCGGGACCGGCCCCAAGGCCGGCGGCCCGCTCTATCTTGGCCGCATGACGGAGAAAGCACCGAAGATCGACCGCATCGCCAGCCAGCAAGATCAGGCTGCGGTCGAACTCGCCCGCTGGCTGGATGAAAACGGCGAGACCGTTGCGGCCGAGGCCACACGCCAGGCTGCAGCGCATTCCGGCCTGGGCTTTGAGACGGAGCTTGCCGGACCCGTTGGCGAGCGCAACGTCTACGCGCTTCATCCGCGCGGAAAAATCCTGCTAGTGCCGGCAACCGAACAGGGGCTTTACCGCCAGCTCGCCGCGGCGCTCGCAACCGGCAACACCGCTGTCATCGACAATGTATCGGGATTGGAAAAATCCACCTACGGCCTTCCGGCAACTGTCACATCACGGATTGTCTGGGCGGATGAATGGTCGAAGGCCGGTCCCTTCGCAGGGGCGCTTGTCGAAGGGGATGCGGAGCGGGTGGTAGACGTGAACAGGAAGATCGCCGCCCTTCCGGGACCGTTGGTTCTGGTTCAGGCCGCAACCACGGAGGCGCTCGAGGGTGACAGCCAGCCTTACACGCTGGATTGGCTCGTTGAAGAGGTTTCCGTCAGCGTCAACACCACGGCGGCTGGCGGCAACGCCAGCCTGATGAGCATCGGCTAA
- a CDS encoding ABC transporter ATP-binding protein, with protein sequence MSNGNVTTLRRPDATQSLPSGTEARIVERAKLDESKVAFSFRNVTKSFGDKPVLRGIDLDVREGEFLAIIGKSGCGKSTLLRILAGLDTPTTGTVSKDASSRTRMMFQEPRLLPWERIASNVSVGLTGIAKGEAAQEQALAILEEVGLKDRAGEWPYVLSGGQKQRVALARALVAHPQILALDEPLGALDALTRIEMQLLLERIWRKQKFTAVLVTHDVSEAVALADRIVVIDEGRIALDLDVKLPRPRRHGTAEFAKLEEQVLDQLFGRGESNG encoded by the coding sequence ATGTCGAACGGTAATGTGACGACGCTGAGACGCCCCGACGCTACGCAATCCCTTCCATCCGGAACCGAAGCGCGGATTGTGGAACGCGCCAAACTGGACGAAAGCAAGGTTGCCTTCAGTTTTCGAAACGTCACGAAGAGTTTTGGCGATAAACCCGTTCTGCGCGGCATCGATCTCGATGTGCGGGAAGGCGAGTTTCTGGCCATCATCGGCAAGAGCGGCTGCGGCAAAAGCACGCTTTTGCGCATTCTGGCGGGCCTCGACACGCCGACGACCGGAACCGTGTCGAAGGATGCATCCAGCCGAACCCGCATGATGTTTCAGGAGCCGCGCTTGCTGCCTTGGGAGAGGATCGCAAGCAATGTTTCCGTTGGGTTGACTGGCATCGCCAAAGGCGAAGCGGCGCAGGAGCAGGCGCTTGCCATTCTTGAAGAGGTCGGCCTGAAGGACCGGGCAGGGGAATGGCCCTACGTCCTCTCCGGCGGCCAGAAGCAGCGCGTGGCCTTGGCACGCGCCCTTGTCGCCCATCCGCAGATACTGGCGCTGGATGAGCCGCTCGGTGCGCTCGATGCGCTCACCCGCATCGAAATGCAGCTTCTTCTGGAACGCATCTGGCGCAAGCAGAAATTTACAGCCGTCCTCGTCACCCACGATGTCTCGGAGGCCGTTGCGCTCGCAGACCGCATTGTTGTCATCGATGAAGGGCGCATCGCGCTCGACCTCGATGTAAAATTGCCGCGCCCACGTCGCCACGGCACCGCCGAGTTTGCCAAATTGGAAGAGCAGGTCCTGGACCAGCTTTTTGGCCGTGGCGAGAGCAACGGATGA
- a CDS encoding ABC transporter permease subunit, whose translation MSSSKRIEFGGIIGWLLPALILVGWEAAARAGVISANVLPAPSAVAEAFWRLLLSGELVANIGVSSARALAGFAIGGSIGFIFGLANGLSRFSRSFTDTTLQMIRNIPHLALIPLVILWFGIDEEAKLFLVALGVFFPIYINTLLGIQGVDPQLVEMGRTYGMTPFTLFRRVILPGALPSIFTGLRYALGIMWLTLIVAETISSSSGLGYMAMQAREFLLIDVVVLSILIYALLGKLADSFARFLESVFLQWHPAFKKA comes from the coding sequence GTGAGCAGCAGTAAGCGCATCGAGTTTGGCGGTATCATCGGTTGGCTGCTTCCCGCACTCATCCTCGTAGGGTGGGAGGCGGCAGCAAGGGCGGGGGTGATTTCGGCTAACGTCCTGCCAGCACCTTCCGCCGTCGCGGAAGCATTCTGGCGTCTGCTCCTATCCGGCGAGCTTGTTGCCAATATCGGGGTAAGTTCTGCCCGGGCACTCGCAGGCTTCGCCATCGGGGGCTCCATCGGTTTCATTTTCGGGCTGGCAAATGGTCTCTCCAGATTTTCCCGAAGCTTCACCGATACGACGCTGCAGATGATCCGCAACATCCCGCATCTGGCGCTCATTCCGCTCGTCATCCTATGGTTCGGCATTGATGAGGAAGCCAAGCTCTTTCTGGTCGCGCTCGGCGTGTTTTTCCCCATCTACATCAACACGCTGCTCGGCATTCAGGGTGTCGATCCGCAACTGGTGGAGATGGGCCGGACCTACGGCATGACGCCCTTTACGCTGTTTCGAAGGGTCATCCTGCCGGGCGCGCTGCCATCCATCTTTACCGGATTGCGGTATGCCCTTGGCATCATGTGGCTGACGCTGATCGTCGCAGAAACAATCTCCTCATCGTCCGGTTTGGGTTACATGGCGATGCAGGCGCGTGAATTCCTGCTGATCGATGTCGTGGTTCTGTCGATCCTCATCTATGCACTCCTCGGCAAGCTCGCCGACAGTTTCGCCCGCTTCCTGGAAAGCGTCTTCCTGCAATGGCATCCAGCCTTCAAGAAAGCCTGA